A DNA window from Solanum lycopersicum chromosome 3, SLM_r2.1 contains the following coding sequences:
- the LOC138347654 gene encoding protein FAR1-RELATED SEQUENCE 5-like — MNAVVSFVPQLGEQELREPYIGMEFQSLDTGFKFYLDYAHRNGFSVRKNRISRSRKDKSIIGQEFVCSKEGFRSKKCLESNKQRDETREGCKVMIYMSKKEEEKWVIARLVLNHNHELASPNSQKFLRSKRKKSEAQKNLIDLLNNSGIRPSKIASVLTTQAGGIENLNITGRDIQNYLSTKRQNCLEKGDAQLMLKYFQKRQSDSPGLFYAIQMDVEGHLANCFWVDARSRIAYKNFGDVVLFDPTYLTNKYKMPFVPFTGVNNHHQSILFGCSLLWDETEETFQWLLHTWQEAMFGISPRTIITDQDAAITNAVAKVFPNSAHPFCMWHIEKKIPEYLSHVFHAFDDFKNKFSKCLHCTTTPEEFEIAWIDIMKMYNLEEHIWLRKIYTIREKWIPAYVRTTFCAGMSTTQRSESINKYFKDYLNSSTPMSVFVTQYDKVVDARYDKVREKDYKTKHSKAILKTLYPMEDEAAKIYTRKIFQKFQEELIQSQKFISEKIEVQDGIHIYKVHLFQRETPTYIVSLNLELKNATCSCHKFEFMGILCRHVLMIFIKKQIHSLSPCYLLDRWTRYATTEKANDISSAGSLAYNLKSSTIWFNNIMTHSLGLSERATRSEKHYKFTYQKLLQLSKELDELPYEDNDNVCDDQVNESNNDLNSSEQREKFSLLDPPCVTTKGRPRSLRMKSGLESSQKVKRSSSLKSKRETKIRKKGKGVSSHINVEKEFNSRETIINADPTMEFSAYSEPFEGQSGRADSYPTSFMDLMRATSYPYQRGF; from the exons ATGAATGCAGTTGTATCTTTTGTTCCTCAACTAGGTGAGCAAGAATTAAGAGAGCCTTACATCGGTATGGAATTTCAGTCACTTGATActggatttaaattttatcttgattatgctCATCGTAATGGTTTTAGTGTGCGCAAAAATCGAATTAGTagatcaagaaaagataaatccATTATTGGTCAAGAGTTTGTTTGTTCAAAAGAAGGATTTCGTTCAAAAAAATGTCTTGAGAGTAATAAGCAACGAGATGAGACTAGAGAGGGGTGCAAAGTGATGATATATATgtcaaagaaagaagaagaaaagtggGTTATagctaggcttgtcttgaatcaTAATCATGAACTTGCTTCTCCTAATAGTCAGAAATTCTTGcgatcaaaaagaaaaaaatcagagGCTCAAAAAAATCTTATTGATCTCTTAAATAATTCTGGTATTCGTCCAAGTAAAATCGCATCAGTGTTAACTACTCAGGCGGGAGGCATAGAGAATCTCAATATAACTGGACGAGATATTCAGAATTATTTGAGCACTAAAAGGCAAAATTGTCTTGAGAAAGGAGATGCACAATTGATGTTGAAATACTTTCAAAAGCGACAATCTGATAGTCCAGGATTGTTTTATGCAATACAAATGGATGTGGAGGGTCATTTAGCTAATTGTTTTTGGGTAGATGCTAGGTCTAGGATAGCTTACAAGAATTTTGGAGATGTTGTCCTATTTGATCCTACATACTtgacaaataaatataagatgCCTTTTGTTCCATTTACCGGAGTTAATAACCATCACCAATCCATTTTATTTGGATGTTCTCTTCTTTGGGATGAAACGGAAGAAACTTTTCAGTGGTTACTTCATACTTGGCAAGAGGCAATGTTTGGTATTTCCCCTCGTACAATAATCACAGATCAAGATGCTGCAATAACAAATGCAGTTGCAAAGGTGTTCCCGAATAGTGCACACCCTTTTTGTATGTGGCACATTGAGAAGAAGATTCCTGAATATCTAAGTCATGTTTTTCAtgcatttgatgattttaaaaataagtttagtaagtgTTTACATTGTACAACAACTCCTGAGGAATTTGAAATTGCTTGGATCgatataatgaaaatgtacaattTAGAAGAGCATATTTGGTTGCGTAAGATATACACCATTCGCGAGAAATGGATTCCAGCATATGTGCGAACTACTTTTTGTGCTGGAATGTCAACAACTCAAAGAAGTGAaagtataaataaatactttaaagATTATCTTAACTCTAGTACGCCAATGAGTGTATTTGTGACGCAATATGATAAAGTTGTTGACGCTAGGTATGACAAAGTAAGGGAGAAGGATTATAAGACAAAGCATTCAAAGGCTATCTTGAAAACATTATATCCAATGGAGGATGAAGCAGCCAAAATATATaccagaaaaatatttcaaaaatttcaagaagagttaattcaatctcaaaaatttatttcagaaAAAATTGAGGTTCAGGATGGGATACATATTTATAAAGTGCATTTGTTTCAGAGAGAAACACCGACATATATTGTTAgtttgaatcttgaattaaaGAATGCTACTTGTTCTTGTCATAAGTTTGAGTTCATGGGAATTTTGTGTAGACATGTGcttatgatatttataaagaaaCAGATTCACTCGCTTTCACCATGTTATTTATTGGATCGATGGACAAGGTATGCAACTACAGAAAAAGCTAATGACATTTCAAGTGCAGGATCGCTTGCGTATAATCTGAAGTCTTCTACTATATGGTTTAATAACATTATGACACATTCTCTTGGGCTCTCTGAACGAGCTACTCGTTCAGAAAAGCATTATAAATTTACATATCAGAAATTGTTGCAACTAAGTAAAGAACTTGATGAACTTCCATAtgaggataatgataatgtttgTGATGATCAAGTTAACGAGTCAAATAATGATTTGAACTCAAgtgaacaaagagaaaaatttagTTTGCTTGACCCTCCATGCGTGACTACTAAAGGACGTCCTCGTTCTTTGAGAATGAAAAGTGGTTTAGAAAGTTCTCAGAAGGTTAAAAGAAGCTCTTCGCTGAAATCAAAAAGAGAAaccaaaattagaaaaaaaggcAAAGGAGTAAG TTCACACATTAATGTTGAAAAGGAATTCAATAGCAGGGAAACAATCATTAATGCAGATCCTACAATG gAATTCTCAGCATATTCAGAACCTTTTGAAGGGCAAAGTGGTCGTGCTGATTCATATCCAACCTCATTTATG GATTTGATGAGAGCAACTTCGTATCCATATCAAAGAGGTTTCTAA